Part of the Desulfuromonas sp. genome is shown below.
AAATCGGCATGCAGACCGTTCGTGGCGGTGATATCGTCGGCGAGCATACCGTCTACTTTGTCGGCATGGGTGAACGCATCGAGTTGACCCACCGGGCCATGAGTCGGGACATGTTTGCCCGTGGAGCCGTTCGTGCCGCCGGCTGGCTCGACGACAAGGGGCCGGGACTCTACGATATGCAGAAAGTATTGGGACTGGAATGATTTCTGGTGTTCGACTTGTTCAATTGGTTTAAATCGTTCAAATGGTTCATGTCCTTAACCGATGCAACCCAATCAAACAAATACAACCAATTAAACAATTATTGGAGGTTTTTTTAAATGGCTCGTATCAATGATTCTTATTTGAAATTGCAGGCAGGTTATCTATTTCCGGAAATCGGCCGGCGTGTTTCCGAGTTCACCAACGCTAACCCGGACGCTCAGGTGATCCGCCTCGGCATCGGTGATGTGACCCGGCCGCTGGTGCCGGCGGTCCTCAAAGCATTCCACGAAGGCGTCGACGATCTCGGCCAGGGAGACACCTTTCACGGTTACGGTCCGGAGCAGGGCTATTCCTGGCTCGCTGAAGTCATTGCCGAAAAAGCCTATAAGCCGCTCGGGGTCGACCTGAAAACCAGCGAAATCTTTATTTCTGACGGTTCGAAGTGCGCCAGCGCCAATATCCTCGATATTTTTGACCTCGGCAACACCGTAGCGATCGGCGACCCGGTCTACCCGGTCTATAACGACACCAATGTCATGGTCGGACGTACCGGTGCCGCCGACGATAAAGGCTATTACGAGGGCATCGTTTATATGCCGGCGACCGAAGAAAACAACTTCAACCCCGAGTTCCCCCGGGAGAAGGTCGATATTATCTATCTCTGCTTTCCGAACAATCCGACCGGCACTGTCGCAACCAGGGAACAGCTCAAGGGCTGGGTCGATTATGCCCGGGCCAACGATTCGGTTATTTTCTTTGATGCCGCCTATGAAGCATTCATCACCGAGGATGGTATCCCGCATTCGATTTACGAAATAGAGGGTGCTAAAGAGTGCGCGATCGAAATCCGCTCGTTCTCCAAGACCGCCGGTTTCACCGGCGTCCGTTGCGGTTTCATCGTCGTCCCGGAAGAGTTGACTGGAACAACCGCCAAGGGAGAAAAGTACAGCCTCAACAAGCTCTGGAGCAGACGGACCTCGACCAAATTCAACGGCGCCTCCTACCCGGTACAGAAAGCTGCCGCCGCCGTCTATTCGGATGAAGGCTGG
Proteins encoded:
- a CDS encoding LL-diaminopimelate aminotransferase; this translates as MARINDSYLKLQAGYLFPEIGRRVSEFTNANPDAQVIRLGIGDVTRPLVPAVLKAFHEGVDDLGQGDTFHGYGPEQGYSWLAEVIAEKAYKPLGVDLKTSEIFISDGSKCASANILDIFDLGNTVAIGDPVYPVYNDTNVMVGRTGAADDKGYYEGIVYMPATEENNFNPEFPREKVDIIYLCFPNNPTGTVATREQLKGWVDYARANDSVIFFDAAYEAFITEDGIPHSIYEIEGAKECAIEIRSFSKTAGFTGVRCGFIVVPEELTGTTAKGEKYSLNKLWSRRTSTKFNGASYPVQKAAAAVYSDEGWKQVKEVIDYYMENARIIREGLTEAGITCFGGVNAPYIWLKTPEGMSSWDFFDKLLNECHVVGTPGSGFGPSGEGYFRLSAFGDRANVETAVQRIRDKWGK